One part of the Oscillatoria sp. FACHB-1407 genome encodes these proteins:
- a CDS encoding methyl-accepting chemotaxis protein, whose translation MGSGTEYAQEYQKAEKAYMTGSYEEAAAIIDRLAEEYPSDPNVHLLRGHIYCYGLQQYDVARDQYQAVLGLTSDPEYIDYANNGLAYASQFSAADAPTGEDMGFADIDDDFDSTGISQSYGADEGDSWQDLASQSDGGDFNFAEFDLDSADDFASGNSAQSASTNPFGSSGSYSGATVAQTTDDPFAVDPAFNDAGLSDFSNSDQFASDAFGTFDDSDFQSPLDDFNDAFATPSSANYASYSDSSSTGRAANSHHPSDDETFFMGADDFAAEPESQTNYGYDEPNGGLSSSSNAASFGAANFYEQDDRTFVAADDDGFDLDEFNPSDDSTYASNSASSTGRSSVDFLDEFDEFDDLGSLPDFDLSDHSAGFTSPSVGSGFNSAPATSGPTTTSDMGFDFSEGTDHSVIRDDEIFSIPGASDALPAFTTPTDTRSIEPEVTVDQGPLAFLENAPLDRKKLIIALSTGVISAVAVATVSFASNLVVTSSAPPQEREVVSGYLSRAGVWMTLAAGAAGFGTAWLMGGATTRQIKRSVTDLQSQFDAVAMGNLTARASVYSQDEFGQLSTGFNQMARVILTTTSEAQRKAEEQEQAKEDLQRQVIRLLDDVEGAARGDLTVQAEVTADVLGAVADSFNLTIQNLREIVQQVKIAARQVTKSSTENEIFARSLSSDALRQAEELAVTLNSVQVMTDSIQRVAESAREAEEVARTASTTALKGGEAVERTVSGILQIRETVAETTRKVKRLAESSQEISKIVALISQIASRTNLLALNASIEAARAGEAGRGFAIVADEVRQLADRAAKASKEIEQIVLQIQSETGSVMTAMEEGTQQVIEGTRLAEQAKRSLEDIIQVSNRIDVLVRSITADTVEQTETSRAVAQVMQSVELTAQETSQEAQRVSGSLQSLVGVARDLLASVERFRVEKV comes from the coding sequence ATGGGATCAGGCACTGAATACGCACAGGAATATCAAAAGGCTGAAAAAGCCTACATGACAGGCAGTTATGAAGAGGCAGCCGCAATCATCGATCGCCTAGCCGAAGAATACCCGAGTGACCCAAACGTCCATCTCTTGCGGGGGCATATCTACTGCTATGGATTGCAACAGTACGACGTAGCTCGCGATCAATATCAAGCGGTATTGGGACTAACCTCTGATCCAGAATATATAGACTACGCTAACAATGGGCTTGCCTATGCTAGCCAGTTCAGTGCAGCTGATGCACCCACAGGCGAAGACATGGGCTTTGCTGATATTGACGATGATTTTGACAGCACCGGGATCTCCCAGTCTTATGGGGCAGATGAAGGAGATAGCTGGCAAGATTTAGCCAGTCAATCCGATGGTGGAGACTTCAATTTTGCTGAGTTTGATCTCGATAGTGCCGATGATTTTGCTAGTGGTAACAGTGCTCAAAGTGCGTCCACAAACCCCTTCGGTTCATCAGGTTCATATTCTGGTGCCACAGTTGCTCAGACAACAGATGACCCGTTTGCGGTTGATCCTGCCTTTAATGATGCAGGTCTAAGTGATTTCAGCAATTCCGATCAATTCGCGAGTGATGCCTTTGGCACCTTTGACGACAGTGATTTTCAATCTCCGTTAGACGACTTCAACGACGCTTTCGCAACTCCTTCGAGTGCCAATTACGCTTCTTACTCCGATTCCAGTTCGACTGGTCGGGCTGCAAACTCCCATCACCCCTCTGATGATGAAACCTTCTTCATGGGTGCAGATGATTTTGCAGCAGAGCCTGAATCTCAAACCAACTATGGCTATGACGAACCTAACGGAGGTTTAAGTAGCTCGTCAAATGCGGCTAGCTTTGGAGCAGCTAACTTCTACGAACAGGACGATCGCACCTTTGTGGCGGCTGATGACGATGGGTTTGATCTCGATGAATTTAATCCCAGCGATGATTCGACCTATGCCAGCAACTCTGCATCCAGTACAGGACGCAGCAGCGTTGACTTCCTCGATGAATTTGATGAATTTGATGACCTAGGCAGTCTGCCTGATTTTGACTTGTCTGACCATTCTGCTGGATTTACAAGCCCTTCGGTTGGTTCTGGGTTTAACTCGGCTCCCGCCACCAGTGGACCTACTACCACTAGCGATATGGGGTTTGATTTCAGTGAGGGGACTGATCACTCAGTCATTCGAGATGATGAAATCTTTAGTATCCCAGGGGCATCGGATGCGCTACCTGCCTTTACAACCCCAACGGATACCCGCAGTATCGAACCTGAAGTCACGGTCGATCAAGGTCCACTCGCGTTCCTTGAAAATGCTCCATTAGACCGCAAAAAACTGATTATTGCCCTTTCAACGGGGGTGATCTCTGCTGTTGCCGTGGCAACTGTTAGTTTTGCATCCAATCTGGTTGTGACCAGCAGCGCGCCTCCGCAAGAACGTGAGGTTGTGTCGGGCTATCTCAGTCGAGCCGGGGTTTGGATGACACTGGCGGCTGGAGCAGCAGGTTTTGGCACTGCCTGGTTAATGGGGGGTGCGACGACCCGACAAATCAAGCGTTCTGTTACTGATTTGCAATCCCAGTTTGATGCTGTTGCCATGGGTAACCTGACAGCCCGTGCTTCTGTGTATTCACAGGATGAGTTTGGTCAACTGTCTACTGGCTTTAACCAGATGGCACGAGTTATTTTGACCACGACTAGTGAAGCGCAACGCAAAGCAGAAGAGCAAGAGCAAGCCAAAGAAGATTTGCAGCGTCAGGTGATTCGCTTACTGGACGATGTAGAAGGGGCAGCACGAGGTGACCTGACTGTGCAGGCGGAGGTGACGGCTGACGTGTTGGGTGCGGTTGCTGACTCGTTCAACTTGACGATTCAAAACCTGCGAGAAATCGTGCAACAGGTGAAAATTGCCGCTCGGCAGGTAACGAAGAGTTCTACGGAGAACGAGATTTTTGCGCGATCGCTCTCATCTGATGCGTTGCGTCAGGCGGAGGAACTGGCGGTGACGCTTAACTCGGTACAGGTGATGACCGACTCGATTCAGCGGGTAGCAGAGAGTGCCCGTGAAGCGGAGGAAGTGGCTCGCACCGCATCGACCACCGCCTTAAAAGGAGGCGAAGCGGTAGAACGAACAGTATCCGGTATTCTGCAAATTCGGGAAACGGTGGCAGAAACCACTCGTAAGGTGAAGCGACTGGCAGAATCGTCGCAAGAAATTTCTAAGATTGTGGCGTTGATTTCGCAGATCGCTTCTCGAACCAACTTGCTTGCTTTAAACGCCAGTATTGAGGCGGCAAGAGCGGGAGAAGCGGGACGAGGCTTTGCGATCGTTGCGGATGAGGTGCGTCAGTTAGCCGACCGGGCTGCTAAGGCGTCTAAAGAAATCGAACAAATCGTATTACAGATTCAAAGTGAAACCGGCTCTGTAATGACGGCGATGGAGGAAGGCACCCAGCAGGTAATTGAGGGGACTCGATTGGCAGAACAGGCCAAGCGATCGCTCGAAGATATCATTCAGGTGTCAAACCGCATCGACGTTCTGGTGCGATCGATTACAGCAGATACCGTTGAGCAAACCGAAACCTCTCGGGCGGTGGCTCAGGTTATGCAATCAGTCGAGTTAACCGCCCAAGAAACCTCTCAAGAAGCACAGCGAGTGTCGGGTTCCCTACAAAGTCTGGTGGGTGTTGCCCGCGATTTGTTAGCTTCTGTAGAACGATTCCGGGTAGAAAAGGTTTAA
- a CDS encoding hybrid sensor histidine kinase/response regulator, producing the protein MQSEQQQRIMGYFIEEAKDHLNTIEQGLLSLQSTIEDSEMVSEVFRAAHSVKGGAAMLGLGSIQQTAHRLEDYFKVLKECPVKVDQKLESLFLRVFDTLQELIEQLQGPFGLTDDKAQEAMAEVEPVFHSLNEHLSLLVSQAGGTPPEDVQLGGTPTVIPIPVAVARPAPSVAQEESALQLVFQSDVPARLRDMLQLFKQADNTGSRQQLKEICQSLAQAGEQFDLPKWVELLNLAEKAVTNPDNTYRTLAPVLIKDVKQAQELVLAQRAAEICCSDGLQALVPVAIEEEPIDDFANLLAEINFEDDSAPEFIEFDLEPEGSFASIVNDAEPVAETLEPLDDDWLNSGTFVQSETVTDLDFDLDVASTANMAADDLGFGDELDETAAAPPAIDHNGPEVGLAELNSLADLFEGEVPDLGMTWQEEEVIGDASTGLFEELTPTDDFADLLDDPDELEELELEPTQDEDDLSDLLNTSATSYTSSSSAQNTPPYGLADLPELLADLPPTNPPMLEELVLEERSSDDLLGSLDSMPFSPTDDVASAEMGGLEDLGEMLLNLEEDEVPGSASLDEVTDEVVSPTSSGGNPFDMLADPFDDLPPATTSDLNNPFAFGNPDVASGSDSNFGEILEDDPFTLGNTDLDFADDGNFEVLEDLSADSDLIEALIQEDVANLQSEDSTEPSVTGAFDAWAALDAEEELELPQPIDAGVPEDQDVTSDLWDDASTPAIAVPPVQRVEVTSEEPLPDPFAVGLEDLQADVEPLDFNLDSAPDLSDNLWTDDANVVLEQPSENESEALEALLFGDESSPDHGTIATDDASLSEPFAFDDLELPSMQLDTDVDTAMQGISPLEAIAPEDLLATEAELTELLTEDSTDEETDLANLLGEESGELDDPFAFDMSFDLTEASATEESPEADLSQLFDDDASTFDPSLLDEIPESAATEDGIVDLENLELADLDALDIDGLSSEPSETTDITDEGLVFDMDSSSDSSSELTFDFGELDVDAPASEASEFDLGLALGELDVDAPASEASEFDLGFDVAELDVDAPASEASEFDLGFDVGEDAPSTEEVAASEALGFDLGLDLPEIDITAEDSSDLGFDLALNPDPVTDNASVSTEMSPDLEAGLSEMLQSNPSNEEVVDLDAAFGESIFFDEQSSEPELADLSDEAIFSFDEQPDEATASPGFGDLEGLDLGEITLDVDEALGGASLQDDEFAAILGGTAELDGATNSSDLDDLAELDALLNGETTDGDDAEAIASDTATADVIDFGDLDALLDDSLTSLNEADNLVEPDSVSLTSAEAADVDDFADLDALLAGDSASEPTTGIQEDDEFANLDLLLSETPTSPPIVEPTPSPRSSGVSEFDDLEKLLENADQTLGGSPTTRGARGPSLAPSRNKVRPTRGVLSDQTMRVSVKNLDNLNNLVGELVVNRNSLEQAEERLRQFLDNLLYQVQQLGDVGQRMRDLYERSLLESSLLSSRKSYQMSSQGNGGASQSSHATGVSFDALEMDRFTGFHTLSQEMIELIVRVRESASDIDFVVDETDQVTRNFRQITTQLQEGLTRSRMVPFAQTADRLPRAVRDISLKCGKQAELVVEGRETLIDKMILEQLYDPMTHLVNNAITHGIETPEERAAASKNPMGRITVRTFHQGNQTVISVSDDGAGINPETVKRKAIEKGLITATEARDMSRLDVYDLLFHHGFSTKDRADDFAGRGVGMDVVRTSLNEIRGVINIDSTIGRGTTFTIRLPLTLSISKALCCISNRARIAFPMDGVEDMLDVPKERIQRDAQDRPCIQWRDQLLPFQPLSELLKYNRNLGRGSVYGGNQEEDIVSVVVLRSNAGNFLALQVDQVLGEQEIVIKQLEGPVPKPVGVAGATVLGDGRIMPIADVLELIDLSLGRIRREAGSSLWEKDADQAPPEVLETKTEPTVLIVDDSITVRELLSMTFNKIGYRVEQARDGQEAWEKLRSGLPCDLVFCDIEMPRMDGLELLSRIQKDPSLSHLPIAMLTSRGADRHRQMAIQLGAKGYFTKPYLEEALLDAAQRMLKGEVLVNSAS; encoded by the coding sequence ATGCAGTCAGAACAACAACAGCGGATCATGGGGTATTTCATTGAGGAGGCAAAAGACCACCTCAATACCATAGAGCAAGGGTTGCTGAGCCTGCAAAGCACCATTGAAGACTCAGAAATGGTGAGTGAGGTGTTTCGAGCAGCCCACTCGGTGAAAGGCGGAGCCGCCATGTTGGGGTTGGGGAGTATCCAACAAACCGCCCACCGCTTAGAAGACTACTTCAAAGTATTGAAGGAATGTCCAGTTAAGGTTGACCAGAAACTGGAGTCTCTGTTTTTAAGAGTCTTTGATACTTTACAAGAACTGATTGAACAATTACAAGGACCGTTTGGACTAACCGATGACAAAGCTCAAGAAGCAATGGCAGAGGTTGAGCCAGTCTTTCACTCATTGAATGAGCACCTGAGTCTTTTGGTCAGTCAAGCCGGGGGAACCCCTCCCGAAGATGTGCAGTTGGGGGGTACTCCGACTGTTATTCCGATACCCGTTGCAGTTGCTCGCCCTGCTCCCAGCGTGGCTCAAGAAGAAAGTGCTCTGCAATTAGTCTTTCAAAGCGATGTCCCAGCCCGTTTGCGGGATATGTTGCAACTGTTTAAGCAGGCAGACAACACTGGCAGTCGGCAACAGTTAAAGGAAATTTGCCAGTCTCTGGCTCAAGCTGGAGAACAATTTGACTTGCCCAAGTGGGTAGAGCTGCTAAACCTGGCAGAGAAAGCAGTCACCAATCCCGATAATACCTATCGCACCTTGGCTCCTGTTTTGATTAAAGATGTCAAACAGGCTCAAGAATTGGTATTGGCGCAACGAGCCGCTGAGATTTGTTGCAGTGATGGCTTGCAGGCACTCGTTCCTGTGGCGATCGAAGAAGAGCCGATCGATGACTTCGCTAATCTGCTAGCGGAAATTAATTTTGAAGATGATAGTGCACCAGAATTTATCGAATTTGATCTGGAGCCGGAAGGGTCTTTCGCTTCGATTGTCAATGATGCTGAACCTGTTGCTGAAACGCTGGAACCGTTGGATGACGACTGGTTAAACTCAGGTACGTTCGTTCAGTCAGAAACAGTGACTGACTTAGATTTTGACCTGGATGTTGCATCGACAGCTAATATGGCCGCCGATGATTTGGGCTTTGGCGACGAGTTGGATGAAACTGCCGCTGCCCCTCCTGCCATCGATCACAATGGTCCAGAGGTTGGGCTAGCGGAACTCAATAGCCTTGCAGATTTATTTGAAGGCGAGGTGCCCGACTTGGGCATGACTTGGCAGGAAGAAGAAGTCATAGGAGATGCCTCCACAGGGTTGTTTGAGGAGCTAACACCTACCGACGATTTTGCTGACTTGCTGGACGATCCAGATGAGCTGGAAGAGCTGGAGTTAGAACCCACTCAGGATGAGGACGACCTATCTGATCTGCTCAATACCTCGGCTACAAGCTATACCAGTAGCAGCTCTGCTCAGAATACTCCACCTTATGGTTTGGCAGACCTACCAGAACTATTGGCGGATTTGCCACCTACCAACCCTCCCATGCTTGAAGAGTTGGTCCTTGAAGAGAGGAGTTCGGACGACCTGTTGGGCAGCTTAGACTCAATGCCCTTTTCACCAACCGATGATGTTGCGTCGGCTGAAATGGGTGGTTTGGAAGACCTGGGTGAAATGCTCTTGAATTTGGAGGAGGATGAAGTACCTGGTTCAGCTTCCCTGGATGAAGTAACAGATGAAGTGGTGTCTCCCACATCCTCTGGGGGGAATCCGTTTGATATGTTGGCAGACCCCTTTGATGACCTCCCTCCAGCTACAACCTCCGATCTCAATAATCCGTTTGCGTTTGGTAACCCTGATGTTGCCTCCGGAAGTGATAGTAACTTCGGTGAAATTTTAGAAGATGATCCGTTTACGCTGGGCAACACTGATTTAGACTTCGCTGATGACGGTAATTTTGAGGTTTTAGAAGATCTGTCGGCTGATAGCGATTTAATCGAAGCACTGATTCAAGAAGACGTGGCTAATCTTCAATCTGAAGATTCAACAGAGCCATCTGTCACCGGAGCTTTTGATGCCTGGGCAGCTCTTGATGCTGAAGAAGAACTTGAATTGCCACAACCGATCGATGCTGGCGTTCCAGAGGATCAAGACGTTACTTCAGACCTGTGGGATGATGCGTCCACACCTGCGATCGCCGTTCCACCCGTTCAACGGGTTGAGGTAACTTCTGAAGAACCGCTTCCCGATCCCTTTGCTGTTGGGTTAGAAGATCTCCAAGCGGACGTTGAACCTCTCGATTTCAATTTAGACAGTGCTCCCGATCTATCGGACAACCTTTGGACAGACGATGCAAATGTTGTTTTAGAGCAGCCTTCAGAAAATGAATCGGAAGCTTTAGAAGCTCTTCTGTTTGGCGATGAGTCCAGCCCTGATCATGGGACGATCGCAACCGACGATGCTAGTCTATCTGAGCCGTTTGCTTTTGATGATCTCGAATTGCCCTCAATGCAGCTCGACACCGATGTCGATACGGCGATGCAAGGCATATCTCCGCTTGAGGCGATCGCACCTGAGGATTTGTTAGCCACCGAGGCTGAACTGACTGAGCTTTTAACAGAGGACTCCACTGACGAAGAGACGGATCTGGCAAACCTGTTGGGTGAGGAGAGTGGAGAACTTGATGATCCGTTTGCCTTTGATATGTCCTTCGATTTGACAGAGGCTTCGGCTACTGAAGAGTCACCAGAGGCAGATCTCTCGCAGCTCTTTGATGATGACGCTTCAACGTTTGATCCTTCACTTTTGGATGAGATTCCTGAGTCTGCCGCAACGGAGGATGGGATCGTTGATCTGGAAAATTTAGAACTTGCCGATTTGGATGCTCTAGACATTGATGGACTCTCCTCTGAGCCATCTGAGACAACCGACATCACTGATGAAGGCTTGGTCTTCGACATGGACTCCTCATCAGATTCATCTTCAGAGCTAACCTTCGATTTTGGTGAGCTTGACGTTGATGCTCCCGCTAGTGAAGCGTCGGAGTTCGATCTAGGGTTGGCTCTAGGTGAGCTTGACGTTGATGCTCCCGCTAGTGAAGCGTCGGAGTTCGATTTAGGGTTTGATGTGGCTGAGCTTGACGTTGATGCTCCCGCTAGTGAAGCGTCGGAGTTCGATTTAGGGTTTGATGTGGGTGAGGATGCTCCGTCCACTGAGGAGGTTGCTGCTAGTGAAGCCTTAGGGTTTGATCTGGGTCTTGATCTTCCTGAAATCGATATAACCGCTGAAGACTCGTCAGACTTGGGATTTGATCTTGCCTTGAACCCTGATCCGGTGACAGACAATGCCTCGGTGTCAACCGAAATGAGTCCAGATTTAGAGGCAGGGTTATCTGAAATGCTGCAAAGCAACCCTTCTAACGAGGAGGTGGTTGACCTGGATGCTGCATTCGGTGAATCTATCTTCTTTGACGAGCAATCCTCTGAGCCCGAACTAGCGGATCTGTCAGATGAGGCTATTTTCAGCTTCGATGAACAACCCGATGAAGCCACTGCATCTCCTGGCTTTGGCGATTTGGAAGGTCTTGATTTGGGTGAAATTACGCTGGATGTAGACGAGGCACTGGGCGGGGCAAGCCTTCAGGATGATGAATTTGCTGCCATTCTTGGTGGAACGGCGGAACTGGATGGAGCAACGAACTCTTCTGATTTGGATGATCTGGCAGAGCTGGATGCATTATTGAATGGTGAGACAACGGATGGAGATGATGCGGAGGCGATCGCTTCAGATACAGCAACCGCTGATGTTATCGACTTTGGTGATCTAGATGCTCTGCTGGATGACAGTTTGACCAGTCTGAATGAAGCTGACAATCTGGTTGAGCCTGATTCGGTTAGCCTCACATCAGCTGAAGCGGCAGATGTCGATGACTTTGCTGATTTGGATGCGCTCTTAGCGGGTGATTCTGCCTCAGAACCCACCACTGGCATTCAGGAAGATGATGAGTTTGCCAATCTGGATCTGTTGCTGAGTGAAACGCCGACTTCTCCTCCGATTGTCGAACCAACTCCTTCTCCTCGCTCTAGCGGTGTCAGTGAATTTGATGATCTGGAGAAATTGCTAGAGAATGCAGACCAGACGTTAGGTGGTTCCCCCACAACGCGGGGTGCGCGAGGTCCCTCCTTAGCTCCTAGCCGCAACAAAGTTCGCCCAACCAGAGGGGTTTTGAGTGACCAAACGATGCGGGTTTCGGTCAAAAACCTCGATAACTTGAATAACCTGGTTGGGGAACTGGTTGTTAACCGCAACAGCTTAGAACAGGCAGAAGAACGTTTGCGGCAATTCCTCGATAACCTGTTGTATCAGGTACAGCAGTTGGGTGATGTAGGACAACGGATGCGGGATCTGTATGAGCGATCGCTCCTCGAAAGCTCGCTGTTGTCTAGCCGCAAGAGCTATCAGATGTCATCTCAGGGCAATGGTGGAGCTTCCCAATCCAGTCATGCTACAGGGGTTAGCTTTGATGCGTTGGAGATGGACCGATTCACCGGATTTCATACCCTCTCCCAAGAGATGATCGAGTTAATTGTCCGAGTGCGGGAATCTGCCTCTGACATTGATTTCGTTGTGGATGAAACCGATCAGGTCACTCGCAACTTCCGGCAGATTACCACTCAACTACAAGAAGGGCTGACCCGTTCTCGAATGGTGCCCTTTGCTCAGACTGCCGATCGCCTACCGCGTGCGGTGCGTGACATTTCTTTGAAGTGTGGCAAGCAGGCAGAGTTAGTTGTTGAAGGTCGAGAGACGCTGATCGACAAGATGATTCTGGAGCAACTTTATGACCCGATGACTCACCTGGTGAACAATGCCATTACCCACGGTATTGAAACGCCAGAAGAGCGGGCTGCTGCTAGCAAAAACCCAATGGGTCGCATTACGGTTCGTACCTTCCACCAAGGAAACCAGACCGTGATTTCCGTCAGCGATGATGGGGCTGGGATTAACCCAGAAACGGTGAAACGTAAGGCGATCGAAAAGGGACTAATTACGGCGACTGAGGCACGCGATATGTCTCGCCTGGATGTGTACGACTTGCTGTTCCATCATGGCTTCAGTACTAAAGACCGAGCCGATGACTTTGCGGGTCGTGGCGTGGGTATGGACGTCGTCCGCACCAGCCTCAACGAAATCCGAGGGGTTATTAACATTGACTCCACCATCGGTCGAGGCACAACGTTTACCATCCGATTGCCACTCACTCTGAGTATTTCCAAGGCACTGTGTTGCATTAGTAACCGCGCCCGGATTGCCTTCCCAATGGATGGGGTTGAGGATATGTTGGATGTTCCCAAGGAACGCATTCAACGGGATGCTCAAGATCGTCCCTGTATTCAGTGGCGTGATCAACTGCTGCCTTTCCAACCTTTGTCTGAATTGCTGAAGTACAACCGTAATTTGGGACGGGGGAGTGTCTACGGAGGTAACCAGGAAGAAGACATCGTCTCAGTAGTTGTTTTGCGGAGCAATGCAGGCAACTTCCTGGCACTGCAAGTAGATCAGGTACTAGGCGAACAGGAAATTGTAATCAAGCAATTGGAAGGTCCGGTGCCGAAGCCCGTTGGAGTTGCCGGGGCAACTGTTTTAGGGGATGGGCGGATTATGCCGATCGCCGATGTTCTGGAATTGATTGACCTGTCACTGGGGCGGATTCGTCGCGAAGCTGGTAGCTCTCTCTGGGAGAAGGATGCCGACCAGGCTCCTCCAGAAGTTTTGGAAACCAAGACCGAGCCAACAGTGTTGATCGTAGACGACTCCATTACTGTCCGAGAATTGCTCTCGATGACCTTCAACAAGATTGGCTATCGTGTGGAGCAAGCTCGCGACGGTCAGGAGGCGTGGGAAAAATTGCGCTCCGGTCTGCCCTGCGATCTGGTGTTCTGTGATATCGAGATGCCCCGGATGGATGGATTGGAGTTGTTGTCCCGTATCCAGAAAGACCCCAGCCTTAGCCACTTGCCGATCGCGATGCTGACCTCTAGAGGTGCCGATCGCCACCGTCAAATGGCAATTCAACTTGGGGCGAAAGGCTACTTTACGAAGCCCTACCTGGAAGAAGCCTTGCTGGATGCAGCTCAGCGGATGTTAAAAGGGGAAGTGCTGGTTAACTCTGCCAGTTAG
- a CDS encoding esterase/lipase family protein, whose amino-acid sequence MNTRASRNPVLLIHGIDDTIALFERMTPYLQGKGWAVHSIDLEPNNGDEGLDKLAYQIADYANKTFAPDQPFDLVAFSMGGIVSRYYVQRLGGIQRVQRFITIASPHQGTFTAYFRPNLGCNQMRRGSLFLRNLNYDAAMLERINFTSIWSPLDLMIVPASSSHIDVGREVIVPVVLHPLMVTDSRVLKEIEKALLEPLRNQPTPKGS is encoded by the coding sequence ATGAACACTCGTGCCTCCCGCAATCCTGTCTTGCTGATTCATGGGATTGATGACACTATTGCTTTGTTTGAGCGCATGACCCCCTATTTGCAGGGCAAGGGTTGGGCAGTTCACAGTATCGATTTAGAACCCAACAACGGGGATGAAGGACTCGACAAGTTAGCCTATCAAATCGCTGACTACGCCAATAAAACCTTTGCACCAGATCAACCGTTTGATTTGGTGGCGTTTAGCATGGGGGGTATTGTTAGCCGCTACTATGTTCAGCGACTAGGCGGTATTCAACGAGTACAGCGGTTTATCACCATTGCTTCGCCTCATCAGGGAACCTTCACTGCTTACTTTCGCCCCAATCTTGGATGTAATCAGATGCGACGGGGCAGTTTATTTTTGCGGAATCTTAACTACGATGCAGCGATGTTGGAGCGCATCAATTTCACGTCTATCTGGTCACCCTTGGATTTGATGATTGTTCCGGCTAGTAGCTCTCACATTGATGTAGGGCGTGAGGTGATTGTGCCTGTGGTGTTACATCCTCTTATGGTGACCGACAGCAGAGTTTTGAAGGAAATTGAGAAAGCTCTGTTAGAACCGTTGAGGAATCAGCCCACTCCAAAAGGTAGCTAG